The following coding sequences lie in one Vitis vinifera cultivar Pinot Noir 40024 chromosome 19, ASM3070453v1 genomic window:
- the LOC100264177 gene encoding gibberellin 2-beta-dioxygenase 1, translating into MGVFSKPAIEQLPLIRNCMPFSGIPLIDLSQPDSKALLIEACQEFGFFKVINHGVPMDLISKLEAEAINFFSLPLSEKEKAGPPNPSGYGNKRIGSSGDIGRVEYLLLNPQSFPSVFGQNPDMFRSAVSDYLSAVRKMACEILELLADGLMIQPRNVFSKLLMDEQSDSVFRLNHYPPYPERQALSGKCMIGFGEHTDPQIISVLRSNNTSGLQISLRNGNWISVPPDENSFFINVGDSLQVMTNGRFQSVKHRVLTNSCKSRVSMIYFGGPPLSEKIAPLPSLMEGEESHYKEFTWFEYKRSAYNTRLADNRLVFFQKVAAT; encoded by the exons ATGGGTGTCTTCTCTAAACCAGCAATTGAACAGTTGCCTCTCATCAGAAACTGCATGCCCTTCTCTGGAATTCCTCTCATAGACCTCTCACAACCTGACTCCAAAGCCCTCCTCATTGAAGCCTGCCAAGAGTTTGGCTTCTTCAAGGTCATCAACCATGGTGTCCCGATGGACCTCATCTCCAAGTTGGAAGCTGAAGCTATCAACTTCTTCTCACTTCCTCTCTCTGAGAAGGAAAAAGCAGGGCCTCCTAATCCTTCTGGATACGGAAACAAGAGAATTGGATCAAGCGGCGATATTGGTCGGGTTGAGTACCTTCTGCTCAATCCGCAGAGCTTCCCCTCTGTTTTTGGCCAAAACCCAGATATGTTTCG tTCAGCAGTGAGTGATTATCTATCAGCTGTGAGGAAGATGGCTTGTGAGATTCTTGAATTGTTGGCTGACGGGCTGATGATTCAACCAAGGAATGTGTTCAGTAAGCTTTTAATGGATGAACAGAGTGACTCTGTTTTCAGGCTAAATCATTATCCACCATATCCAGAACGCCAAGCTTTGAGTGGAAAGTGTATGATTGGATTTGGAGAGCACACCGACCCTCAGATCATATCTGTTTTAAGATCTAACAACACATCTGGACTGCAAATCTCTTTGAGAAATGGGAATTGGATTTCAGTTCCACCAGATGAAAACTCCTTCTTCATCAACGTTGGTGACTCCTTGCAG GTGATGACAAACGGTCGGTTTCAGAGTGTGAAGCATAGGGTGTTGACAAATAGCTGTAAATCTAGAGTTTCGATGATATACTTTGGAGGACCACCATTGAGTGAGAAAATAGCACCATTGCCCTCACTCATGGAAGGAGAGGAGAGCCATTACAAAGAGTTTACATGGTTCGAGTATAAAAGATCTGCATACAACACAAGATTGGCTGATAATAGGCTTGTGTTCTTCCAGAAAGTGGCAGCCACATGA